From Mycobacterium cookii:
AAGCTGGCGCTGCTCGAGTTCCACGTCAGCCTTGAGGGCTGCCGCGCCGTCGGTGACATCGGGAACGTCGGGGACTTTCACCGTCGGGGTGCCACCGAGAAAATCGATCTGCTGGGCAAGGATTTTCGCGTGCTGCAGTTCCTGGCCCAAATGATTCGCCAGTTCTTCGGTGATCGAGTGGAACTCAGGGCCTTTGATCGTCGCAATGTGCTGGATGTACTGCACGATCGACTGGTACTCGGTGCCTAGGTCCTCGTTGAGTTTTTCGATGAAAGCGCTGGTATCCATGCGCGCTAGGTTTCACGGAACACGTCGGGCTCAAACGTTTGACTATTCGCTCAGTGTTCCTGTACCGGAGTGCCGATTTGTACGAGTATGGGGTCATGCGATCTCAGCTGGTCTACCTGACCTCGGCCGCGTTCATCGGCCTGGCTGCCCCGGCGCACGCCGATCCCAACCCCGATGCCAAATTTCTCGGCGCTCTCAACAAAGCCGGCATCACCTATAACAACGGTCCCGCCGCCATCGCCAGCGGCCGCCGGGCATGCGAGTTGATGGACCAAGGCAATTCGCAAGCTGATGTCGTCAAAAGCATGACCCAGGAGAATGCCGGCTTGACGGACGACGCCGCGACGAAGTTCACCCAAATCTCGGAGAACGTCTTTTGTCCGCAGCACACGTGGGGAATTGTTCCAACGCCGCCGACGCAGCAGTGGTCCCCGCCAATCGACTTCCCATTGCCGCCCCTACCGGCAGCGCTGTAGACACGTGACCATGAGCGTCACCGTCAAATACCACGTCGCGGCCGTTGCGTTCGGCGCGTCGATCCTGACCGTCGCCGGGTGCTCGCAGCCGCCAGGGCCGCCCGCGCCGCCGGCCGCCGCCGCACCGGCGCCGTCGACCACGGTCGCGGTCGCCGCGGCGCCGAACACCCCTCCGGGTGCGCAGCCGCGGCTGGCTGCGGACCCCGCGCAGCTGGCCGACGACCTGGTCGCCGACGAGCACGCCTTGCGCGACCCGTCGACTGGCGAGCCGGCGCTCGCGGCGGCGGCCCATCGCCAGCAAGCTGCCTATCGTGCGATCGGGCGCCACCCGCAGTGGGATGCGACGACGCGACCACGCATCCCGGCGGATCTGATCGATACCTACGACCGCAACGTCGACGCCCGGCGGCAACTCGACGCGATGACACCCACCAGGACCACCCTGCCCGCGTGGCGCATCGTGCCGCCGGCGCCGGCCGACCAATTGCTGGGCTTCTATCACCAGGCCGACTCCGAGACCGGCGTCAGCTGGAATTACCTGGCCGCGATCAATCTCATCGAAACCAGGCTGGGCAGCATCGACGGCGTGAGCACCGCCGACGCGCAGGGCCCCATGCAGTTCCTGCCGGGGACGTTCGCCGCCTACGGCCAGGGCGGCGATATCCATTCGCCACACGACAGCATCCTGGCCGCGGGTCGGTATCTCGCCGCGAACGGTTTCGCCACCGATCGCGATCACGCCATTTACCGCTACAACCATGCGAATCAATACGTGCGCGCGGTTGACCAGTACGCCGCCCTGATCGCAGGCGACCCGGCGGCGTTCGCAAGCTATTACCGGTGGGACGTCTATTGCCGCACGACCGCGGGAGACGTGCTGATGCCCATCGGCTACGCCGCGACATCGCCGATCCCGGCCGCCGACTACGTGGCGACGCACCCGCAGTAATTGGCGACGAACCCCGCACGTCTGGCTAAGAACTGACCTCGATCACGACTTTGCCCTTGGCGTGGCCGACCTCGACTGCGGCGATCGCGTCGGCTGCCTCGTCGAGCGGGCGGACGTCTTCGATGTGCGGATCGAGCTTGCCCTCGGCGACCAGGCGTCCCACGATCTCGAGGACGCGGCCCGTGCCGTCGCGCTCGATCATGCGCCCGCCCAGCTCACCCGCGGTGACCGGATCTCCGGCGGTGATCAACTTCTCCCGATCAGACAGCAGATCCGCGACGGCGCGCAGCCCATCACC
This genomic window contains:
- a CDS encoding ferritin-like domain-containing protein gives rise to the protein MDTSAFIEKLNEDLGTEYQSIVQYIQHIATIKGPEFHSITEELANHLGQELQHAKILAQQIDFLGGTPTVKVPDVPDVTDGAAALKADVELEQRQLDRYRKRVTEANELGLPDVAEALRPLLQQTQDHVRELQDALEQ
- a CDS encoding DUF732 domain-containing protein, with amino-acid sequence MRSQLVYLTSAAFIGLAAPAHADPNPDAKFLGALNKAGITYNNGPAAIASGRRACELMDQGNSQADVVKSMTQENAGLTDDAATKFTQISENVFCPQHTWGIVPTPPTQQWSPPIDFPLPPLPAAL
- a CDS encoding lytic transglycosylase domain-containing protein encodes the protein MSVTVKYHVAAVAFGASILTVAGCSQPPGPPAPPAAAAPAPSTTVAVAAAPNTPPGAQPRLAADPAQLADDLVADEHALRDPSTGEPALAAAAHRQQAAYRAIGRHPQWDATTRPRIPADLIDTYDRNVDARRQLDAMTPTRTTLPAWRIVPPAPADQLLGFYHQADSETGVSWNYLAAINLIETRLGSIDGVSTADAQGPMQFLPGTFAAYGQGGDIHSPHDSILAAGRYLAANGFATDRDHAIYRYNHANQYVRAVDQYAALIAGDPAAFASYYRWDVYCRTTAGDVLMPIGYAATSPIPAADYVATHPQ